The stretch of DNA CTGGAAAttctcagaaattaattttttgactaaaaatttttagaattctTCATGTTCTCTATATTGCTTaccttgttatatatatatatatatatatatattttaacttgtgatatatctttatttctgtctctctgtgcAACATTCTGTGTAATTCTTACTTATGCATCTCTAGTTTACTAATTCTCTCGTGAACTGTGCCAAGTTATTTAACtccaataattaatttttaaatttttatttcattcttcaaaaaCTCTACCTGGTAATTTTTACCGTATCTTGTTGCATGCATAAGAGAAACAATATACATCAAGCAGGATAAATTAAAAGTAATTCATAGCTATGCCTATTTGCAATAAAACTACAGAACTCCAAAGACAGAGATCTTAAAAGCTATTGTGAGAAGACAGATAACCTACAAAGGAACTAcagttagtgtgctggtttgaaaggaagtatgccccctaagaaaagccatgttttaatataaatcccatttcataaaggtagaataatctctattcaatactgtatgtttgaaactgtaatgagatcatctccctggatgatgtgatctagtcaagagtggttgttaaactggattaagggacgatatgtctccacccatttgggtgggtcttgattagtttctgaagtcctataaaagaggaaacattttggagaatgagagattcagagagagcagagaatgttgcagcaccacgaagcagagagtccaccagccagcaacccttggagatgaagagggaaaacgcctcccggggagcttcatgaaacaggaagccaggagagaaagctagcagatgacgctgtattcaccatgtgcccttctagctgagagaaaagccctgactgtgttcgccatgtgccttctcacttgagagagaaaccctgaacttcatcggctttcttgaaccaaggtatctttccctggatgcctttgattggacatttctatagacttgtaattgggacattttctcgaccttagaactgtaaattagcaacttattaaattccccttttaaaaagccattccgtttccggtatactgcattccagcagctagcagactagaacagttaGAATGAGAGCAAACTCTCAACAGCAACAACAGGAGATAGAAAACAGTgggaaaatatcttcaaattatggagagaaaaataaccaTCAGCACTCTATATATACAGTGGAACTCTCTTTCAAGAATGAGAGCAAAATAAACACACTTCCAGATACACAAAAActgagaacattaaaaaaaatcattaaaaggaCTTCTCTGGGACATAtttcaggaaaaaggaaacatATCAGATGAAAGATctgagaagctagaaggaatggttaaaaatttaaaagaacttcATAAACCTATAGgtagataaataaattgtgtatattcatatatattcataaatatgcatgtattaaataaaatgtttaatatttttaagatcagAAAATAGTAATtaacaatataaaatttcaatGTTAACCACTAAAAGAGTAGAAATAGAGTGTATAATGCTAAAATAGTAATAGAAATGCAGAGAGGATGGGGGgcaaatttaacaagaaaaatttAGGGGCTATTTTAAAGTCAAGAAAAGACACACTGAAGCACATGAACAATAGGACAAATGGAAAATACAATGGAAGATAGTAGAAacagttcaaaataaaaaaaaacttaaatgggCTAAACTCACCAGTTAAAAGATTATCATACTGGAAAAGTAAAATCAAGTTATACAGTATTATAAAAGTATTATaacataaaagataaaatggttgaaagCAAAACGatggaaaaaatgtgaaataaataataaacaaaataatctgAGGATTTGctgatgagaatataaaatggtgcagccactttggaaaacttctTAAAAGTATAAACTCCAATATGGTATCTATGAGAATGCACTTCTCAGATCTCCTGCTGTAAGGTGTGTAACTGACTAACAACCCCAGCTGCTGCACTCTGAAATTCATCACTCTGTTTGCACGTTGAGTCTATACTTTCCGTAGGCAGTAACTGATGGCAGCCTGGACACTAAGGTAGCTCTGTTCCTGGGTGGACACGAGATTGATCTGATGGGGAATTTTGGATTAAAGTTTGGTAATGGCCTTAACAAACTTTCCTTAGTACTGCATTGTGGAAGGAGGAGGTAGTGCTTATAAAGACAGTAGAATAATTACTAAGTTGTAATAATGtccagaaagaaaatgagagactGAGGGCTATTAGCAAGCAGTTAATGGTTAAGTATGACAGTTGGAGAGTCTCTTTGGTAGCTTACAGGGGACCTTTTCTTCTGTGTTTCGAAGGCACAGGCAAGGCTGACTTGCAGTAAATCTACCTGTTAGAGTTACAGAACTCTAGAGGCatttatatgcagaaaaatgCTAGAACACGGCTTAAAAACACAGAGGATCCTGCAATATGGTTTGGTGATATCTGGTTGTATTACCTCTACACCCACCAAGCATGCAGAAGTATCCTGTCCTTTCCCTAGTATGAGCTAAAACTTCCATTGTGTTAGAAAAAGCTGCAGAGACCCTTCCCCACAACTCAACAGGTTTCCCCTCAGGAGAtgcccccacctctctcctggttGCCAGGCTGAGAACCAAGGTTAAATTCCAGCTGGGGAATCCAGCTGGGGGAATTGCTAGGCTTGAGAAAGTAGAAGACAGTATGTCTAAAGAGAGCAAGAATTAGCTAGCATATACCAGCAGGAATAAGGGTGTATTTCTAAGATTGGATATAGAAGGTGCTTCATCAGTGGAGTTGGAATGGAAGACTAGATAAGTAAGAATTCACTGATGTGGGGACACTTTCTCAGGACACAGAATTTAACACTTTAGGAAGGACCCCAAGGGATGAGGCAAATCACTGATGGGATGGCTTAAATTTAAGATCTTAGATCTTAGCTTAAATTTACATAGctgcagttttatttcttctaagtGATAAGgtacaaaacatttattttcctataattatattattttagttaATTTGAAAACTGGCTAAAATTTCCTTCTGTCCTGTATCATATCAAATTAACTACTGTAGACAACTATTTGCTACCTCTAGACTAtgtatgaaattattttcaaagataaatGTTTTGTTACAGAGCATAGTAAGGTATCAGGCAAAAATGAAagttgcatttgcattttttcattAGTCAATAAACAATGAATGATAGTTATATgcctctgaaaagaaaaacactaaatTGGAGTCTTTCCTTTTTGTCCCGtgtataaaagaaatataaattgaaattaaaatgacacatttgaagtttgaagttattttggCTTAGGAATAAACAGTCTTATTTTCATCCTTTGAAGGAGAAAAGTACAGTTGGGAAGAGGGAGGCTTATAAAAACCATGACTGACTAGTCCACTTTTGGTCCCTGTGGTTCTCACTTATAGGGATACTCACCTTTACTTAACAAGAAAACAGCAGGATCTTTCCATATTAGCTACAGACTCTCCCAGACCACAATTAAGGAATAGGCTAGACCCTAGCCTTTTTCCAAAAGATTTAGGTGGAGGAATTTATAGAGTAAAGGATTTCTTCCTCTTAAGACTCCCAGTCAGTCCCTGGTAGGTCTGGCTTTCAGGCTTACTCTGGAAGTAACTGCCCATTTGCTCTGAGATCAAAGCCGCTTTCTGCAGTACAGGTTATGTTGAAGAGAAGGGATTATGATAGAATGGGGGTAGGTAGGCTCTGTCTATTCCATTTTGGGCTGGAATTGGACTCTTGCTTTCTGCAGGGATTTATGTAAGGCTTTGGGAGTCTCCTGGAAGTTTATAGGCATTTTTGAGACAGAACAAAGTAAGTTATGAGCACCTCTGAGGCTTTGTTTTCCCACACAAATGCAAATAGCCAATTTATATGCCTTTTGTAGGCCTTCCCTCACTACCTTGCTGTTTAGCCCGATGTTtgcttaaataataaaatattgttttgaacCTAAATAATCTGTTCCTACTTAAAAAAAGTTAGTGCAGTATAAATATTATAACATTTTCCtgtgctttctattttttatctAGAAAATAAGAACATAATCTCTTTCCCAACCAACTTTATGGGATTATAGTAATAACTtaatatatggataaaatatactttataaaTCAATGTGAAATCATTTTCTATGTGCCTTGGAAGATGGTGTTTACACCTCACAACTAACATGAGTTACTGACTCTTAGTACATTCTAGTTGGTGTCTAATGATGGTTACATTAATGAAAAACTAGTAACATACTACACCTCTTTTTAATGCAAActtagtactttaaaaaaaaattatggttgTATTTGCATTCATGCACTATTTCAGTTCCTGTTCCTATTTTCCgtgatgaattttttaaaattacattttacagAATAACATTTCTTGGGAGACTCGGACAGGCAGCTTTACAGATAAAAGTAATATTACACCATTTCTAACATCTTCTTTTTTCAAACAATGCAACACAAAACCAAATCTTAACTGTGCACAGAACTAGAGGTCAGTAATGCAAGTCTGTCTGGGCTTAACTTTAGAATTACATACTGGTTATTTAGACAGATTGAAGCTTCCTATATATTATTAAATCTCAACCATTGGGTGACCTTAGTGAAAGTTTTTCTAGCAAACAAAAATTAGTCAAGAAAACTACTTTTATTCTCCGGCCCAAATGCTTACTGAcctccctttttattttctaaattcttacagttttctccaacatgaaaaagtcataaATTGCCAAACATAGTTTACCAGTGGTTTCCCCTAGATGCCTATACCCAATGAGTaacctccattgtttttttctcccatagAAAACCTTTATGTTTACTAACCTCTTACTATGCTGCTTCTCAATAGTCTGCTTTTATCTCTGAATCCAGGCACATAGCACCATTCTCAGCAAAGTGCTTTGAGCCCAAAGcaaatgataattaaaaatgCTAATAACAGCTCACAACACCTATTGTTTTACACTTCTTTTGGCCTCAGTCTGCCAAATCACTTCCTTTACTTCAGTAATTCTCTATAGCTTTTCTTCCACTACTGCTGTAGGACTTTCACTCTGGTGATCACTTAAACTTaacaggaaagccatgttttattgaGCAAACCTATCAGGATGACTATATACATAGCTCAGGGAATCCTAAATGTTAGTGCCCTGATTAAGGTGAACTACCTTCTAATAATAAATTCCAATTGACTGGATGAGTTATCACAACAATTTTAACCATGGGAGCAGGAACTTAATAAATCAGTGAAATGCATTCTCTCCTTCAATTCCCTTGCACATCTTAGtagactttttgtttttattttttaatgacagaACAAGTTggagcaaaggaaaagaatatatccaGCACTGAGAAAGACCAGCTCAGAATTCCAAATGAGCATAATTCATGAAGAATAACTACAGATgagtctctgaaaaaaaaataaatggcataaaATGGATAAGATGGAAAAGAATTCCATGAGAATGTCTGAAAGATTTACATAGTAGATCATATAACATAATCAAGACTAAGCAGTATCATATCATGAAAATAGCTAGTGAGATATCACATACATAATTTGGAATATCCTGATCCAGACTACTTTTTATGCTAAGCCTTGGGTTTCAGGGTTACAATCTCAGTAGAATACAACAGTGTAGAGCTTTTGTAGTGGACCCTAGTCCCTCTTCTCATTCCCCCACCTCCCCTGCTGATCCCTAGGTTGcaaaagtttctatttcttttttctctgatcTCTGAAATCCCCATCTACACACCTCATAGATAAGTTCTTGTTTTTATCAGCTGTAGCTAGAATAACCTTAACTGGCTTTAACTGCCAAGATATGAGTAATCAGAAAGAAGGTTAACCTGGGAGAAAACTTTGcctaattataataattttttaacttattttattgtataatataacatacatacaaaataaagaaataaaaaagcaatagttttcaaagaactcttcaacaagtagttacaggacagatcccagagtttgtcatggactctcatatttttccttctagctgctccaaaatataggaggctagagggcttaaatattttatcatcatcacagtcgactttttgccttctctctttttgtgaaaaataacatatatacaaaaaagctataaatttcaaagcacagcaccacaattagttgcagaacatatttcagaatttgacatgaaTTTTCATgtcacaattttacgtttttacttctagctgctctaaaatgctggcgaccaaaagagatatcgattgaatgattcatattcatttgttaaatcctatcctctctgtataactccaccatcacctttgatctttccatccctctctttagcggtgtttgggctatgggcattctaaatttttcaaatatttaaaaaaatcacactcACTGAACTTTTATCCAGATGTCTTGTTTTGATGATGCTATGTTTTGAAACTGCACCCTGTAACTGGACAGAAATAAAACAACCATTGACTGCTGTTTTGTATCCCCTTATCTTGTTCTGCAACGCTAAAATCAAGTGCCCTTGCACATAGTCCCCTGAAGTTGGGTGCCTTTGCACATAGCACTTTATTAATTAAtgagtcagtccagaactaaACACCCTAAATTCCCAAACTATCTTGCTGAACCAAGTCAGTTCCAATCAAGGTTAGCGCACCTGACCTGCACAGTAACTTAAGTACGTAATCACTCTATGCATACTCAGTAATTAGACTGTCTCTGATCTCAAACCACCTTGCTTATTATCCTAAGCCTACCTGCCTTTGTTTGAATGCTCTAAAACACTGAAACTTTctccagttcagagagacagatttgagGACTGCCCTCTTGTCTTTGCAAAGCTAGCCTTTGCTAAATAAACTTTTCCTCTTCTCAAAATCCCAGTGTCTACTGATTGACATGTGTGCACAGAGCAAGGATTCACTTTTAAGCTACAACAATTTGATACCCATGTGGGTCCAGGTCTCTGAGTCCCCCACGAAAGGACTCCGCAACCCTGTGAGATGGTGAGTATCAGTTGCTGACCCAGAGTGGCACCTAGACTCCTTTGTCTAGAGACTTGGTTGACCAAGCTCATCTCCTTCCTCATTGGTACTGCTGATCCCAATGGTGCTTCATTTTGGGAGAGAAACAGTTCTAGGAACAGACATCTCTTGGGTGTAGGACTGTATAAGTGCCTATTCTTTTTCCAAAGTCTTTTTTAAGTTTCCTCTTGGTTGTGGGTTAATGTCCCACTTTAGTTACAGGCTATTGGATAAGACTGTGTATTAGAGTCCCATCGTATTCAGGCTATTTGGTCACTAGATACAGATCCTGAGGTTCAAGAGCGTTAACCACTGCAGTATTCACATTGTTCTTGGACGTGGTATGTGGTATTCTTGTACTTGTTATCTCtgaacttaattttttaattccacCTAGGTGATTTGAGTAATAATTGTAGTACTCCTAAAAAGAGTTACAACCCTCCTAAATGTATTTTAGACAACTGAAGAGAATggttctttagagaaaaataCTACACTGCAATTAGACTTAcattacagaagaaaagaaaaatggggatGCAATCCCATATGGGCAATCTTTCATGTCTTTGTACCAAAATATGAATTTGTAGAAAAAAGGGGCAAAATCATGGTTCAAACTAGTGAGGTCTATATTTCAGTGCTTCTGTGTTTTGTACCTGACTTTCTACTTTGTCTATCTGTTTGTTTAAGGTATATTTTCCTACCTCTGGATGGTAATATCAAATTAACaagtaaaaattcttaaaaagctctatttaaatttcttaaagaTAAAGAAGcgcttgtatgtgtgtgtaaattaGTATTCCCAAAGTCCCAGAAATTAAGGAAGCTAAGCTTCTGGTGCTCTTTAAAATCCTCCTGTCTTCTCCCTCTTTGTCCTGGCTTAGCCTACCTCTTCTTTTATAATGATAAGATTTCCCAAATTCTACTGAAGAGTCAGTGAGTCTTGCAAAcaattcaatcttttttttttttttttttttttgactgtatgatctcatttatatgaaatgcacaTAAGCAAACTTCATAgacagattacaggttaccaggagccaCGGTGGTGGGGAGAGGGTAGTAGGTGTGGCAaaaggggagttattgcttaatagagTTTCTGCTTGAGGTGAAAAAGTTGAGGTATGGATGCttgtgatgatagcacaatactgtgaatagaattaatgctactgaattgtgcacttgaaagtggaaaaaatgagaaattgagTTGTACATTTGGTACTACaaaagtataagaaaagaaaaaagattaatgtGGAAAAACAGTTCTATCTTCAACTTTCCACCTCTCTTCCCAGGAGGTAACTCATGTGAGatggaggtgtaactgagaaattaggatttaacaaatgactgtgactattgcctcattatatagatatttctttctagtgtCGAGTATTTTAGAATAACcaaaaggaaatacttgaagctgttgaactgtaacccagtatcCCTGATCTTTAATaatggttgtataactatattgagGAAAAGATTTCAATTGCCCATGTGGCTACGGAACTACTTCTGGATATTTTGTTCTGTTAAtcaacactgtcttagttaactctATTGTAGTAgtggtggtcaataagagggaggggtaaggggcatgggatgtttggggtttcttttttatttttatttctttttctggagtaatgctaatgttccaaaaatgatcaggtgatgaatgcacaactatgtgaaccAATggctgtatactttggatggattgtatagcatatgaatatatctcaataaaatcacatttataaaaaaaaaaagagggagataaTCAATGTTACCAGTTTCTTGAACATCTTTGGAGAGAAATTGTAAGCATAACAAGGTCTCTGAATATGCGTCCATTCCCCACATAAATGGCAGCACATTCTACCTATAGAAGTTAGCTCTTCAGGAGGCTTCCTGAGTTGGCATACTATCTCTCCATCTTTATTGCAATTATTCAATCCATTGTCGAAAAGTACAGGTCTATTACTGTGTAGGATGTCACTTAGTTTTGCTTGTCTggtgtttcctcatgattaaattaagcatgtGCACTTTTGGCAGTAATACCACAGAAAGGATGTTTTGTCTTTCTTAGATGCTTCATATCAGGAGGCACCTCACCTCAGTCCGTGTTATTGCTGATAAAGCAAATTTCAAGCACTTGGTTAAGGTAGAGTCTGTCAGTTTTCTCCGATACtaatttccttttgtaattaataaggaaTCCATGGGTAAGATTCTCTGAGACAATGCATATCTCgtttttcaaaaaacattcatTTCAAGAGTTTTGCATCCACTGATGATTTTTGTCTGAACCAATTCttactgtgatgattaaaaatgtgctagttttattttcactgtcctCAAACTCTGCTGAACTCCAGATCCAAGCTGGGTGAGGAGTGCTGTGACATGCCTCTTGGACTTGTTTCTGCCTTCTGAAGTCTTGCTTACCATTTCCAGAATGCTCAACTTGCAATTTCAGAGGAAGAGTGCATTTTCAGGAAGAGTGAGATAGATTTGGGTCTCAGGATGATGACATCTGATACACTGAACTTGTTTCTATGACCCTTCATTCTggctccagagaaataaaacagttgtTAGCGAGGTTGGTGACATTTTGTGTAGCTTCTGTGGCTTGAACTCTCTCTTCTCAGAGACCTTGTGCCTTGTCTCTTATTTTTCCTCGGATCTCAgcaggttctctttttctttggtcatAGAATCGAGATCTTCGGTTTTGAAACCAAATTTGGACTCTGGCCTCTGAAACCCCAATTTCTTTAGCGAGTCTTTCTCTGGAATCAATCCCAGGGTAAGGGTTTTTCTTGAAAGCCTTGATGAGAGCGCATAATTGGGAAGATGTATAGGTGGTCCGGCACCGCCTGGCTTCTCTAACTTGAGTCACTGCAGGGGCATCTGGTCTGTGGGTTTGGCTTGATTCCAAGGCCTGCTCAGGTTCTGTCCTCTGGAAGGAGTGTCTAGCTCTTCGATTCTGAAACCAAATCTGGATTCTAGACTCTTCAGTGTTAATTTCTAAAGCAAGTTTTTGTTTGGTAGCAT from Tamandua tetradactyla isolate mTamTet1 chromosome 17, mTamTet1.pri, whole genome shotgun sequence encodes:
- the LOC143661562 gene encoding double homeobox protein A-like, with the protein product MAQKDSANETISTCQRRSRTKFTPDQLKILIDTFNQKPYPGYATKQKLALEINTEESRIQIWFQNRRARHSFQRTEPEQALESSQTHRPDAPAVTQVREARRCRTTYTSSQLCALIKAFKKNPYPGIDSRERLAKEIGVSEARVQIWFQNRRSRFYDQRKREPAEIRGKIRDKAQGL